The Devosia sp. MC521 genome has a segment encoding these proteins:
- a CDS encoding LacI family transcriptional regulator, with product MSDDDQAPVARSKRGVKPSGKPTLKTIAEMTGLAVTTISRALNNAPELAQDTRERVQKIAAEIGYLPDRAALRLKTGRTNVVALILEPEETIYGFGTNLVSGITEALRDTPYHLVITPLFRNVDPIVPVQHIVRNRMADGVIFSRAEPNDERIRYLMEENFPFAVHGRSAFSEPHPFVDFDNEAYAYHATKRLAAKGCKKVSIVLPDSALTYTEHLKSGVLRGAQEAGIEAEFAADVNLSSHSDAMRSYIIKRAQRPNPPDGYVCASELSALAIIGGLTDAGHTLGDDVHVVTKQSSFMFMQFQPQAETVPEDFVHAGRELGQILLRRINGEQENLTHLQELRIPWL from the coding sequence GTGTCAGATGACGACCAAGCGCCAGTTGCTCGCAGCAAGCGCGGCGTAAAGCCCAGCGGCAAACCGACACTCAAAACCATCGCCGAAATGACTGGCCTGGCCGTCACCACCATTTCGCGGGCGCTCAACAATGCCCCAGAGTTGGCGCAGGATACGCGCGAGCGCGTGCAAAAAATTGCTGCCGAAATTGGCTATCTGCCAGACCGGGCAGCACTTCGTTTGAAGACGGGGCGTACCAATGTCGTCGCGCTGATTTTGGAGCCGGAAGAGACCATTTATGGTTTCGGCACAAACTTGGTTTCAGGCATTACTGAAGCCTTGCGCGACACGCCCTATCATCTCGTCATCACGCCTTTATTCCGCAATGTCGATCCGATCGTTCCGGTGCAGCATATCGTGCGCAACCGTATGGCCGACGGGGTGATCTTTTCGCGGGCAGAGCCCAACGATGAGCGCATTCGCTACCTAATGGAGGAGAACTTCCCCTTTGCCGTCCACGGCCGCAGCGCCTTTTCCGAGCCTCACCCCTTCGTCGATTTCGACAACGAGGCCTATGCCTATCACGCCACCAAGCGCTTGGCGGCGAAGGGCTGTAAAAAGGTGTCGATCGTCCTTCCAGACAGTGCGCTGACCTATACTGAACACCTTAAATCCGGTGTTCTGCGCGGCGCTCAAGAAGCCGGTATCGAGGCTGAGTTCGCGGCTGACGTGAACCTGAGCAGTCATTCCGATGCCATGCGCAGCTATATTATCAAGCGTGCGCAGCGCCCGAACCCACCCGATGGCTATGTTTGCGCTTCTGAGCTCTCAGCGCTTGCCATTATTGGTGGATTGACCGACGCCGGCCACACGCTTGGCGATGACGTTCACGTCGTCACCAAGCAGTCCTCATTCATGTTTATGCAGTTCCAGCCGCAGGCCGAAACCGTGCCGGAGGACTTTGTCCACGCGGGTCGCGAGCTCGGTCAGATCCTCCTGCGCCGTATCAACGGGGAGCAGGAGAACCTGACGCATCTGCAAGAGCTGCGTATTCCCTGGCTTTAG
- the rirA gene encoding iron-responsive transcriptional regulator RirA, whose amino-acid sequence MRLTRQSNYAIRTLVYCAVNEPGLSRVAEIARAYGISELFLFKLIKPLVEAGLLQTVRGRHGGIKLGKPADQITLLQTIRLTEENFALAECFEEGADCPLIGECDLNGALREALGAFFDVLDKHTIANLAARKRSIRERLGLSTTEAVNATEDGEIVNAIPAE is encoded by the coding sequence GTGAGACTTACCCGCCAATCCAACTACGCCATTCGCACACTCGTTTACTGTGCGGTTAACGAGCCAGGCCTCAGTAGGGTTGCAGAAATAGCTCGTGCATATGGAATTTCTGAGCTGTTCCTGTTCAAACTGATCAAGCCATTGGTCGAAGCAGGACTGCTGCAGACCGTGCGCGGTCGTCACGGCGGCATTAAGCTGGGCAAACCAGCGGATCAAATCACCCTGCTGCAGACCATTCGTCTGACCGAAGAAAATTTCGCACTGGCGGAATGCTTCGAGGAAGGCGCGGATTGCCCGCTGATCGGCGAATGCGATCTCAATGGCGCATTGCGGGAAGCCCTTGGCGCCTTCTTTGACGTTTTGGACAAGCACACAATCGCCAACCTGGCAGCGCGTAAACGCTCTATTCGCGAACGACTTGGCCTTTCAACGACAGAGGCTGTGAACGCCACGGAAGACGGCGAAATCGTCAACGCTATTCCGGCGGAATGA
- a CDS encoding response regulator: MRTNGKRILIVEDDQTLAITLRDAFQAEGAVVLGPAPTVFCARHLIGRRGIDCAVISSDLPGDEGEHFVTQLASSGTPIITLSRHANAHARVQKALVRPVEASAVVDSVAALLTVYPDDNNPIELKSERAVKALGLDDNPHMRVVRIWTEAMRRQADEQTQEFL, encoded by the coding sequence ATGAGAACTAACGGTAAGCGCATCCTGATTGTTGAGGATGATCAAACACTAGCAATCACTCTAAGAGATGCCTTCCAGGCAGAGGGAGCAGTGGTCCTTGGGCCTGCTCCGACAGTATTCTGTGCCAGACATCTGATCGGACGGCGCGGGATAGACTGTGCGGTTATCAGTTCCGATCTTCCCGGAGATGAGGGCGAGCATTTTGTCACCCAGTTGGCGTCTTCTGGCACGCCGATCATAACACTCTCGCGCCATGCAAATGCGCATGCCCGGGTTCAAAAAGCCCTCGTGCGCCCGGTGGAAGCCAGCGCTGTGGTTGATTCTGTTGCGGCGCTCCTCACAGTGTACCCAGACGATAACAACCCTATTGAGCTCAAGAGTGAGCGGGCCGTGAAGGCTTTGGGGTTAGACGACAACCCGCATATGCGGGTTGTGCGTATCTGGACCGAGGCTATGCGGCGCCAAGCCGATGAGCAAACGCAGGAGTTCCTGTGA
- the phnN gene encoding phosphonate metabolism protein/1,5-bisphosphokinase (PRPP-forming) PhnN, whose amino-acid sequence MNHRPPGVLVLVIGPSGVGKDTLIAGARKALKEDRRFSFVRRVVSRPADAERDDYTGMDPEDFYAAEQAGRFALTWPAHDLSYGLPISVDTDLALGRVVVCSISRHAVPQAIARYPMCRIVQISAEISLRADRLAKQGREHRDQIVARLARVGTRLPADVTPIVIDNSNSISIGIHAFLMSLRQIAGE is encoded by the coding sequence TTGAACCATCGTCCTCCCGGCGTTTTGGTGCTTGTCATTGGGCCGTCGGGCGTTGGCAAAGACACGCTCATTGCTGGCGCACGCAAAGCGCTGAAGGAAGATCGGCGCTTTAGCTTTGTGCGCCGTGTTGTGTCTCGGCCAGCGGACGCTGAGCGCGACGACTACACCGGCATGGATCCCGAGGATTTCTACGCTGCCGAACAAGCGGGCCGTTTCGCCCTCACATGGCCTGCTCATGATCTGAGCTACGGCCTCCCCATCAGCGTTGACACAGACCTTGCCTTGGGGCGCGTCGTCGTGTGCTCGATTTCCCGCCACGCGGTGCCGCAGGCCATTGCGCGTTATCCCATGTGCCGAATTGTGCAAATTTCTGCGGAGATATCACTGCGCGCTGACCGGCTCGCCAAGCAGGGTCGTGAACATCGCGATCAAATCGTGGCGCGTCTCGCTCGCGTTGGCACGCGCTTACCGGCTGATGTCACGCCAATTGTCATTGATAATTCAAATTCTATCAGTATCGGCATCCACGCGTTTCTCATGTCACTCCGCCAAATCGCCGGCGAGTGA
- a CDS encoding Gfo/Idh/MocA family oxidoreductase, which yields MGKRKIAVIGVGKIAIDQHLPVIDASEDFELAATVSSRGVSHNGLPVFRTAAELYAAMPEIGLVSICTPPGVRHTLVREALDAGKDVMMEKPPTTTISELDDLIAHAKRLDRVLFQTWHSQYNAAVDRTKALLAEQGVKSVRIDWRESVRKWHPGQDWVWEPGGFGVCDPGINAFSIFTKIMPFPVFVESANLTFPANKMTPVDVEIGFKSGQAHKPALSAGFNWLEESGEIWTVHVVTGTGNDIKLEGGGRRLIVNGQLILEHGDAEYAGIYDRFADLLDQHESDVDAAPLRLMSDVFLLGARTNGPAFSW from the coding sequence ATGGGCAAGCGCAAGATCGCCGTTATCGGTGTGGGGAAGATTGCAATCGATCAGCATTTGCCGGTGATCGACGCATCCGAAGACTTTGAACTTGCCGCAACCGTATCCTCACGCGGCGTTTCCCATAACGGATTGCCGGTGTTCCGCACGGCAGCCGAGCTCTATGCCGCCATGCCCGAAATTGGCCTGGTCTCGATTTGCACGCCACCGGGCGTTCGCCACACGCTGGTGCGCGAAGCGCTCGACGCGGGCAAAGACGTGATGATGGAAAAGCCGCCGACCACGACGATTTCCGAGCTTGATGATCTCATCGCCCACGCTAAGCGGCTCGATCGCGTGTTGTTTCAAACCTGGCACAGCCAATACAATGCTGCCGTTGATCGGACCAAAGCGCTGTTGGCGGAGCAGGGCGTAAAGTCCGTGCGCATCGATTGGCGCGAAAGCGTGCGCAAGTGGCACCCTGGTCAGGATTGGGTTTGGGAGCCAGGCGGGTTTGGTGTCTGCGATCCGGGCATCAATGCCTTTTCGATTTTCACCAAGATCATGCCCTTCCCCGTGTTCGTCGAGAGCGCCAACCTCACCTTCCCGGCCAATAAGATGACCCCTGTCGATGTTGAAATCGGCTTCAAATCGGGCCAAGCGCACAAGCCTGCGCTGAGCGCTGGGTTCAATTGGCTCGAAGAGAGCGGTGAGATTTGGACGGTCCATGTCGTTACTGGCACTGGCAATGACATCAAGCTTGAAGGCGGCGGGCGACGATTGATCGTCAATGGCCAGTTGATCTTGGAGCATGGCGACGCTGAGTATGCCGGAATTTATGATCGCTTTGCTGATCTGTTGGATCAGCACGAAAGCGATGTCGACGCGGCCCCGCTGCGCCTGATGTCCGACGTGTTCCTGCTCGGCGCAAGAACAAACGGCCCCGCGTTCTCGTGGTAA
- a CDS encoding DUF1045 domain-containing protein: MAQRFALYYAPAVTSPLWERAAIWLGRDAANGSLYDGAVAGIPRDRLLNVTQSAGRYGFHATIKAPMALAEGKSETQLRDALAAFCDNREAIDLGPLRVSNHFGVLALTPVNPTAAQEFAAELVEHFEPFRAPLTARDRARRLPGLSPVHVELLDRYGYPHVLDQFKFHMTLSDRLPSDELEEMAVAAEQWFAPVLATPMRLDRMSIFIEPDNGLAFRRHTDCEFTG; the protein is encoded by the coding sequence ATGGCGCAAAGATTCGCACTGTATTACGCCCCGGCCGTGACCTCCCCGCTGTGGGAGCGTGCTGCGATTTGGTTAGGGCGCGATGCCGCCAATGGCAGTCTCTATGATGGCGCAGTGGCAGGTATCCCGCGCGATCGCCTTCTCAACGTCACCCAATCTGCCGGTCGATATGGGTTTCACGCCACCATCAAAGCGCCTATGGCTTTGGCCGAAGGTAAAAGCGAAACGCAACTGCGCGACGCTCTGGCCGCGTTTTGCGACAACCGGGAGGCCATTGATCTTGGACCTCTCAGGGTCTCAAACCATTTTGGCGTTTTGGCTCTAACGCCGGTCAATCCGACCGCTGCTCAGGAATTCGCTGCGGAACTGGTTGAGCATTTCGAGCCCTTTCGCGCGCCGCTGACCGCGCGCGACAGAGCGCGCCGCCTACCGGGTCTTTCGCCAGTCCATGTCGAACTGCTTGATCGCTATGGCTATCCCCATGTGCTCGATCAATTCAAATTCCACATGACCCTGAGCGACCGTCTCCCGTCCGATGAGCTTGAGGAAATGGCGGTGGCGGCGGAACAATGGTTCGCTCCTGTGCTGGCCACCCCTATGCGGCTCGACCGCATGTCGATCTTTATTGAGCCCGATAATGGCCTAGCCTTCCGGCGTCATACCGATTGCGAGTTCACCGGCTGA
- a CDS encoding glucan biosynthesis protein G has protein sequence MDNGQTPTAPKMKIQTPHTISRRSLLQGVIASAVLLSSTSLTPAVAADGTDSFAFNYDSFSARMRDVAAAPYAPPKLISSAFYEGLDYDGHRRVQFNTKRAVWAEQDHGYQVHVFPPGWLFKETVSLFEVNDGQARPMNFTGADFNFYFDEDQKSQAENAEFPGVAGFRLNHPINDKDRADELVSFLGASYFRALGRDNIYGLSARGLLINSWRDGPEEFPRFSEFYLERPQNSDSITIYAALESQSVAGAYRFIIRPAGENRQETVMEVTARLYFRADIAELGIAPLTSMFLFGAANHISFDDYRPQVHDSTGLLVEPSDGTVIWRPLNNTKTLGNTYLADKAIRSFGLYQRGRDFETYQDAGAHYERRPSLKVEPISNWGEGTIRLIEIPARYEADDNIGAFWIPAGAITAGSSREFSYRLTWGDLNAEEHSTLAYVAETRAGMGGVSGVENATALRKFVIDFAGGRLPDLEPDTEFNVLVTNSAGSIVSTTFSRIDANEHWRLVIDIDTADQPLIELKASIALGNEPITETWIYQWRGIE, from the coding sequence ATGGATAACGGGCAGACGCCGACCGCGCCGAAGATGAAGATTCAAACGCCCCACACAATTTCACGACGCTCCCTCCTCCAAGGGGTGATCGCCTCCGCTGTTTTGCTATCATCCACAAGCCTTACTCCCGCTGTAGCTGCAGATGGGACGGATAGCTTCGCATTTAATTATGACAGTTTCTCTGCGCGCATGCGCGATGTGGCCGCTGCACCCTATGCGCCACCAAAGCTGATCTCATCCGCCTTTTATGAAGGGCTGGATTATGATGGTCATCGCCGCGTGCAGTTTAATACCAAACGCGCTGTTTGGGCCGAGCAGGACCATGGCTATCAGGTTCATGTCTTCCCGCCGGGCTGGCTGTTTAAAGAGACGGTGAGCCTGTTCGAGGTGAATGACGGGCAAGCGCGCCCAATGAATTTCACCGGCGCGGACTTCAACTTCTATTTTGACGAAGACCAGAAGAGCCAAGCCGAGAATGCTGAGTTCCCGGGCGTAGCAGGCTTCCGGCTCAATCATCCGATCAATGATAAGGACCGTGCCGACGAGCTGGTCTCTTTCCTTGGCGCGAGCTATTTCCGCGCCCTCGGCCGCGACAATATCTATGGCTTGAGTGCCCGTGGCTTGCTGATCAATTCCTGGCGCGATGGACCAGAGGAATTTCCGCGCTTTAGCGAGTTCTATCTCGAACGCCCGCAGAACTCGGACAGCATCACCATATACGCGGCCCTCGAAAGCCAAAGCGTTGCCGGAGCTTATCGCTTTATCATCCGCCCCGCGGGCGAAAATCGGCAAGAGACCGTGATGGAAGTGACCGCGCGGCTCTACTTCCGCGCCGATATTGCCGAGTTGGGCATTGCGCCTTTAACATCGATGTTCTTGTTTGGCGCGGCCAACCACATCAGCTTTGATGACTATCGCCCGCAGGTCCATGACAGCACCGGCCTATTGGTTGAACCATCCGACGGCACAGTCATCTGGCGGCCGCTGAACAACACCAAAACTTTGGGCAATACCTATCTCGCGGACAAGGCTATTCGCTCCTTTGGCCTCTATCAGCGCGGTCGCGACTTTGAAACCTATCAAGATGCTGGCGCCCATTATGAGCGCCGCCCTTCACTCAAGGTTGAGCCCATCAGCAATTGGGGCGAAGGCACTATTCGCCTAATCGAGATCCCCGCTCGCTATGAAGCGGACGACAATATTGGCGCCTTCTGGATCCCCGCTGGCGCCATTACCGCCGGGAGCTCGCGCGAGTTTAGCTATCGCCTCACTTGGGGTGATCTGAACGCCGAAGAGCACTCAACTCTGGCCTATGTCGCGGAGACGCGCGCAGGCATGGGCGGCGTTTCTGGCGTTGAAAACGCGACGGCCCTTAGGAAATTTGTGATCGACTTCGCAGGCGGTCGCCTTCCCGATCTGGAACCAGACACGGAATTTAACGTTCTGGTTACGAACTCAGCGGGGAGCATAGTTTCGACTACTTTTTCTCGCATCGATGCCAATGAACATTGGCGTCTTGTCATAGACATCGACACCGCGGACCAACCGCTGATCGAGCTTAAAGCCAGCATAGCGCTCGGAAATGAGCCGATTACGGAAACGTGGATCTACCAGTGGCGAGGAATAGAATGA
- a CDS encoding ATP-binding cassette domain-containing protein: MAQPPLLSLQDISLTFGGTQLLESAELIVSPGQRIALVGRNGSGKSTLLKIAAGLIQHDGGKRFAEPSATIRYLAQEPDLKGYATTLAYVEAGLAPGDDSYRAQYLLDALGMTGQEDPSTLSGGEGRRAALARVLAPQPDVLLLDEPTNHLDLPVIEWLQDELSSMRSALVLISHDRRFLSDLTRSTVWLDRGLTRRIEKGFSAFEGWRDEVLENEEKERHKLDRQIVREEHWLRYGVTARRKRNVGRLERLSGLRQDRRDQRKVQGSVTLAVSEGRTSGALVAEADMVSKSFGERTVVREFSTRVLRGDRVGIVGPNGAGKTTLIKMLTGLLEPDTGTIKLGSAIELAMLDQGRAKLEPETRLRDALTGGGSDTIHINGEPKHVVGYMKDFLFTPEQANTPIGKLSGGERARVALARALSLPSNFLVLDEPTNDLDLETLDLLEEMVSDYAGTVVVVSHDRDFLDRVATSVIMAEGNGDWTEYAGGYSDMVSQRGAGVSARVVEKASKAEKRKAEAAAAAAQPAKRKMSFKEKHALETLPKDIEKLDAEIKAVNAKLADANFYVRDPNGFASQTNALAALETKKAKAEEQWLELEMLREEIEG, encoded by the coding sequence ATGGCCCAGCCTCCCCTTCTCTCGCTTCAGGACATCTCCCTCACTTTTGGCGGTACGCAACTGCTAGAAAGTGCAGAGCTGATTGTGTCCCCAGGCCAGAGGATCGCGCTTGTCGGCCGCAATGGTTCGGGCAAGTCGACACTCTTGAAAATCGCAGCGGGTCTTATTCAGCACGACGGCGGCAAGCGCTTTGCAGAGCCAAGCGCCACCATTCGCTATTTGGCGCAGGAGCCGGACCTCAAAGGTTATGCGACGACGCTGGCTTATGTTGAAGCTGGTCTTGCGCCGGGCGATGATTCCTATCGCGCGCAATATTTGCTCGATGCGCTCGGCATGACCGGCCAAGAAGACCCCAGCACGCTGTCCGGGGGCGAAGGCCGTCGCGCCGCGCTTGCGCGCGTCTTGGCACCCCAGCCCGATGTGCTGCTGCTGGACGAACCAACCAACCATTTGGACCTGCCAGTGATCGAATGGCTGCAGGATGAGTTGAGCTCAATGCGCTCGGCCCTCGTCTTGATCAGCCACGACCGTCGTTTCCTTTCGGACCTCACCCGCTCCACTGTTTGGCTTGACCGTGGTCTCACGCGCCGCATTGAAAAGGGCTTTTCGGCCTTTGAAGGCTGGCGCGACGAAGTGCTCGAAAACGAAGAAAAAGAGCGTCACAAGCTCGACCGCCAGATTGTCCGCGAAGAGCATTGGCTGCGCTATGGCGTGACCGCGCGCCGCAAGCGCAATGTGGGTCGCCTTGAACGCCTCTCCGGCCTGCGCCAGGATCGTCGCGATCAGCGCAAGGTGCAGGGCAGCGTGACCCTGGCCGTGAGCGAAGGCCGCACCTCTGGCGCTTTGGTTGCCGAAGCCGACATGGTGAGCAAGAGCTTTGGCGAGCGCACGGTAGTGCGAGAGTTCTCGACACGCGTTCTGCGTGGTGATCGCGTGGGTATTGTTGGGCCGAATGGCGCGGGCAAGACGACGCTGATCAAAATGCTGACCGGCTTGCTTGAGCCTGATACCGGCACGATCAAACTTGGCTCCGCCATTGAGCTGGCAATGCTCGATCAGGGCCGCGCCAAGCTCGAGCCCGAAACGCGTCTGCGCGATGCGCTGACCGGCGGCGGCAGCGACACCATCCATATCAATGGCGAACCCAAGCACGTGGTTGGCTATATGAAAGACTTTCTGTTCACCCCGGAACAGGCCAATACGCCAATCGGCAAGCTCTCGGGTGGCGAACGCGCCCGCGTTGCCCTAGCGCGTGCGTTGTCCCTGCCCTCAAACTTCCTCGTGCTCGACGAACCGACCAACGATCTCGATCTCGAAACGCTCGATCTCTTAGAAGAAATGGTTTCGGACTATGCCGGGACCGTGGTGGTTGTGAGCCACGACCGTGACTTCCTCGATCGCGTCGCCACCTCCGTCATTATGGCCGAGGGTAACGGCGACTGGACTGAATATGCCGGTGGCTATTCGGACATGGTCAGTCAGCGCGGCGCAGGGGTTTCAGCCCGCGTCGTCGAAAAAGCGTCCAAGGCCGAAAAGCGCAAGGCTGAAGCCGCAGCCGCAGCTGCCCAGCCCGCCAAGCGCAAGATGAGCTTTAAGGAAAAGCACGCGCTCGAAACCTTGCCCAAGGATATCGAAAAGCTCGACGCTGAGATCAAAGCAGTCAATGCGAAGCTCGCTGACGCCAATTTCTACGTGCGCGACCCAAATGGTTTTGCCAGCCAGACCAACGCCCTAGCAGCGCTGGAAACCAAGAAGGCCAAGGCCGAAGAGCAATGGCTGGAGCTTGAAATGCTGCGCGAGGAAATCGAAGGCTAA
- a CDS encoding Crp/Fnr family transcriptional regulator, whose translation MMGLSASEINTRPKDPPLFRRFTSTGLLDRTDTLALAQLPWSKQSLAPHDRFEDNQSFSIVAAGILCRENRTPEGRRQLLGMILPGDVCNYSLVTGLKPMTTQVAMVRSTVLTTDLDRLTALIELRPRILSALLAHLTIDNAMTEELVLSLGCRSALERMAHFLCEIDYRLGRMGLSENHQFTFSLTQAELGHYLGLSAVHVNRTLQELRRRKLISTQGSRVALTDIGGLKAVGGFSPAYLTGTPAFAHRLGAA comes from the coding sequence ATGATGGGGCTCTCCGCCTCTGAGATTAACACCCGCCCGAAAGATCCCCCGCTCTTTCGTCGTTTTACCAGCACCGGCCTTTTGGACCGCACTGATACTCTGGCTTTAGCGCAACTGCCGTGGAGCAAGCAGAGTCTTGCCCCTCACGACAGGTTTGAAGACAATCAGTCCTTTAGCATTGTCGCAGCGGGCATTCTTTGCCGCGAGAACCGCACCCCGGAAGGGCGTCGGCAGCTGTTGGGCATGATCCTGCCCGGAGATGTGTGTAATTATAGCCTTGTCACCGGCCTCAAGCCGATGACAACACAGGTGGCGATGGTGCGCTCGACGGTGTTGACCACAGACCTCGACCGACTGACGGCGCTGATAGAGCTACGCCCCCGGATCCTCTCAGCGCTTCTCGCACACTTAACAATTGATAATGCGATGACCGAGGAACTGGTGTTGTCGCTCGGCTGCCGCAGCGCGCTCGAGCGGATGGCGCATTTCCTCTGCGAGATCGACTATCGCCTCGGGCGCATGGGCCTGTCAGAGAACCACCAGTTCACCTTCAGCCTGACCCAAGCAGAGCTGGGGCACTATCTTGGCTTGTCCGCCGTGCATGTGAACCGGACACTGCAAGAATTGCGACGACGCAAATTGATCTCAACGCAAGGATCGCGCGTGGCACTCACTGATATTGGCGGATTGAAAGCGGTTGGCGGGTTTTCACCCGCCTATCTCACAGGAACTCCTGCGTTTGCTCATCGGCTTGGCGCCGCATAG
- a CDS encoding glycerate kinase, with translation MHRALLNALFDEAVAKAQPELAVTRFLPAQPKGRTLVIGAGKASAQMAAALEKAWTGPIEGLVVTRYGYGQACERIEIVEAAHPVPDAAGLAAAKRIVDMVAGLSADDLVIALISGGGSSLLPAPAEGLSFEDEQEINRQLLASGAPIGVMNLVRNQFSTIKGGRLAQAAYPAKVVTLVVSDVPGDDPALVASGPTLPLKGTRADARRLVELYRLDLPAAATTLLASDENLAPQPDEAVFARNTSATIASAALSLEAAAALARQRGVESAILSDAIEGEAREVARVHAALAKEVAVRNRPFNKPVILLSGGETTVTLRGKGRGGRNGEFLLSLAIELDGVAGVTALAADTDGIDGSEDNAGAFVDGTSASRMRAAGIDPLAYLANNDAYTAFEAIGDLFVTGPTGTNVNDFRAILIR, from the coding sequence ATGCACCGTGCCTTGCTTAACGCCCTGTTCGATGAGGCTGTCGCCAAAGCGCAGCCGGAACTGGCGGTGACCCGCTTTTTGCCCGCTCAGCCCAAGGGGCGCACTTTGGTGATTGGGGCCGGAAAGGCTTCAGCGCAAATGGCGGCAGCGCTGGAGAAGGCTTGGACGGGACCAATCGAAGGTTTGGTGGTGACCCGTTATGGCTATGGGCAAGCCTGTGAACGCATCGAGATTGTTGAGGCGGCGCATCCCGTGCCGGATGCAGCAGGGCTCGCAGCGGCCAAGCGGATTGTCGATATGGTGGCTGGCCTGAGCGCGGATGATTTGGTGATCGCGCTGATTTCCGGCGGCGGTTCCTCGCTCCTCCCGGCCCCAGCGGAGGGGCTGAGCTTTGAAGACGAGCAAGAAATCAATCGGCAGCTGCTGGCATCAGGGGCGCCGATCGGGGTGATGAATTTGGTGCGCAATCAGTTCTCGACCATAAAAGGCGGGCGACTTGCACAGGCAGCCTATCCAGCAAAAGTGGTCACGCTTGTCGTCTCGGATGTGCCGGGTGATGATCCGGCGCTCGTTGCCTCAGGGCCGACGCTCCCCCTCAAAGGCACCCGAGCCGATGCGCGTCGGCTCGTGGAGCTGTATCGGCTCGACCTCCCGGCGGCAGCGACAACGCTTTTGGCGTCGGACGAGAATCTAGCACCACAACCGGACGAGGCAGTTTTTGCGCGCAACACCAGCGCTACCATTGCGTCTGCCGCATTATCACTTGAGGCTGCGGCGGCATTGGCGCGACAGCGCGGGGTAGAAAGCGCAATTTTGTCCGACGCCATTGAAGGTGAGGCGCGCGAGGTGGCGCGGGTTCATGCAGCACTGGCCAAAGAAGTCGCGGTGCGCAATCGGCCATTTAATAAGCCGGTGATTTTGCTCTCCGGCGGGGAGACTACTGTCACTCTGCGCGGCAAGGGCCGCGGCGGACGGAATGGCGAGTTCCTGCTCTCGCTGGCGATTGAACTTGATGGCGTTGCAGGCGTCACGGCCTTGGCGGCGGATACGGACGGTATCGACGGCTCCGAGGACAATGCCGGGGCATTTGTCGACGGAACCAGCGCCAGCCGCATGCGCGCGGCGGGCATCGATCCTCTGGCCTATCTCGCCAATAACGACGCCTATACGGCCTTTGAAGCCATAGGCGATTTGTTCGTCACCGGGCCAACGGGCACCAATGTGAATGATTTCCGCGCCATCCTTATTCGATAG
- a CDS encoding HU family DNA-binding protein — MEKTVTRALLSDRAVQATGCSRQDASTLVDRLLEIVGEELSIGETVKLTGFGTLQVRSRAERVGRNPRTGVEHPIAPHQTVVFIPSARLRDALDDLAGEKS; from the coding sequence GTGGAAAAGACGGTTACGCGAGCTCTGCTCAGCGATCGCGCTGTCCAAGCAACGGGTTGCTCCCGTCAGGACGCCAGCACTTTGGTTGATCGCCTTCTTGAAATCGTGGGTGAAGAGCTCAGCATTGGCGAGACCGTCAAGTTGACCGGCTTCGGTACGCTGCAGGTGCGTTCGCGTGCCGAGCGCGTTGGTCGCAATCCGCGCACGGGGGTTGAGCATCCAATTGCTCCCCACCAGACAGTCGTGTTTATTCCGAGCGCGCGCTTGCGCGACGCGTTGGATGATCTTGCCGGTGAGAAATCCTAA